The Salinibaculum sp. SYNS191 genome has a window encoding:
- a CDS encoding YeaH/YhbH family protein, with protein sequence MGLKDDIERYREVGEERREDLAEFIQYGDLGQSRPDSVRIPIKIVDLPEFAYAQRDMGGVGQGDAEEGDQVGQPQPDDGDEDGEPGEEGGEHEYYEMDPEEFAQELDEELGLDLDPKGKKVVEEVEGDFTDITRSGPTSTLDFERLFKQGLKRKLAMDFDRDFVREALKVEGWGPDAVFEWARGENIPVSRSWLEDAYDQIPRDERTEYESIEEMEERVERTSTAERIRREGVDQIPFRREDERYRYPEIEKEREKNVVVVNIRDVSGSMRQKKRELVERTFTPLDWYLQGKYDHAEFVYIAHDAEAWEVEREDFFGIRSGGGTRISSAYELAMERLDEAYPWSEWNRYVFAAGDSENSSNDTEENVIPLMERIDANLHAYVETQPSGNAINATHAEEVERHFREAGDVAVAYISSPEDVTSAIYEILSTEAEA encoded by the coding sequence ATGGGACTGAAAGACGACATCGAGCGGTACCGGGAGGTCGGCGAGGAGCGCCGCGAGGACCTCGCGGAGTTCATCCAGTACGGCGACCTCGGCCAGAGCCGTCCCGATTCCGTCCGCATTCCCATCAAAATCGTCGACCTCCCGGAGTTCGCCTACGCCCAGCGCGACATGGGCGGGGTCGGCCAGGGCGACGCCGAGGAGGGCGACCAGGTCGGTCAGCCCCAGCCCGACGACGGCGACGAGGACGGCGAACCGGGCGAGGAAGGCGGGGAACACGAGTACTACGAGATGGACCCCGAGGAGTTCGCCCAGGAACTCGACGAGGAGCTGGGACTGGACCTGGACCCGAAGGGCAAGAAGGTCGTCGAGGAAGTCGAGGGCGACTTCACGGACATCACCCGGTCCGGGCCGACGTCGACGCTGGACTTCGAGCGGCTGTTCAAGCAGGGGCTGAAGCGAAAGCTCGCGATGGACTTCGACCGCGACTTCGTCCGCGAGGCGCTGAAAGTCGAGGGCTGGGGCCCGGACGCGGTCTTCGAGTGGGCCCGCGGCGAGAACATCCCCGTCTCCCGGTCCTGGCTTGAGGACGCCTACGACCAGATTCCCCGGGACGAGCGCACCGAGTACGAGAGCATCGAGGAGATGGAGGAGCGCGTCGAGCGCACGTCCACCGCCGAGCGCATCCGCCGTGAGGGCGTCGACCAGATTCCCTTCCGCCGGGAGGACGAGCGCTACCGCTACCCCGAAATCGAGAAGGAGCGCGAGAAGAACGTGGTCGTCGTCAACATCCGCGACGTCTCCGGGAGTATGCGCCAGAAGAAGCGCGAACTCGTCGAGCGGACGTTCACGCCGCTGGACTGGTACCTCCAGGGCAAGTACGACCACGCCGAGTTCGTCTACATCGCCCACGACGCGGAGGCCTGGGAGGTCGAACGCGAGGACTTCTTCGGCATCCGCTCGGGCGGCGGGACGCGCATCTCCTCGGCGTACGAACTGGCGATGGAGCGCCTGGACGAGGCGTACCCCTGGAGCGAGTGGAACCGCTACGTCTTCGCGGCGGGCGACAGCGAGAACTCCAGCAACGACACCGAGGAGAACGTCATCCCGCTGATGGAGCGCATCGACGCCAACCTCCACGCGTACGTGGAGACACAGCCCTCGGGCAACGCCATCAACGCGACCCACGCCGAGGAGGTCGAACGGCACTTCCGTGAGGCAGGCGACGTCGCCGTCGCGTACATCTCCAGCCCCGAGGACGTGACCAGCGCCATCTACGAGATTCTCAGCACGGAGGCAGAAGCATGA
- a CDS encoding SpoVR family protein has product MTTRDEFEMQREAEKLEEAVEEASNLAEKLGLDPYPVNYWIVDYDEMNELIAYGGFQQRYPHWRWGMQYDRQQKQGQFLGGKAFEIVNNDNPSHAFLQVSNSLADQKAVITHVEAHADFFNNNEWFGLFADDPDAAAMLARHADAIREHMQDPEIDRADVERWIDHVLCLEDNVNQHRPYEPIDLDEEVPEFEAADIEADLSDLDLSEEVRRQVFDDEWLEAQRDDDAPVSFPAEPWKDVLGFLRKHGKQYDDDAGKAVEMTDWQRDILEMLRREAYYFAPQKMTKVMNEGWASYWESLMMADENFAGADEFVTYADHMSQVLGSPGFNPYSLGLELWEYVENTENRRHVAELLLRVEGLTWRNFHDTVDFRDVVERLEPDPMVDAIDADDLEALDPEDPRVDAEALARAKAGDLDVAEYPWKVLTYEGMAERHYSLVKPQYRGFLGHISQGELERISRYMFDDARYGSVEEALEDVDYTVGWDRMREVRESHNDVTFLDEFLTQEFVDANEYFTYEYMRASNDYRVTSTDHRDVKKKLMLRFTNFGKPTVVVADGNYENRNELLLDHQYNGVSLDIEQAKDTLERVFELWGRPVNIRTIVKEYDEHDVEVARRRDREPEPTERGRLISFDGMDFSERELDWEEVEHLAATDIDYDTKPDEWTA; this is encoded by the coding sequence ATGACCACGCGAGACGAGTTCGAGATGCAACGCGAGGCGGAGAAACTGGAGGAGGCCGTCGAGGAGGCCTCCAACCTCGCCGAGAAACTGGGACTGGACCCGTACCCGGTCAACTACTGGATCGTCGACTACGACGAGATGAACGAACTCATCGCCTACGGCGGGTTCCAGCAGCGCTACCCCCACTGGCGGTGGGGGATGCAGTACGACCGCCAGCAAAAGCAGGGCCAGTTCCTCGGCGGGAAGGCCTTCGAAATCGTCAACAACGACAACCCCTCGCACGCCTTCCTGCAGGTGTCGAACAGCCTGGCCGACCAGAAGGCGGTCATCACCCACGTCGAGGCCCACGCCGACTTCTTCAACAACAACGAGTGGTTCGGCCTGTTCGCCGACGACCCGGACGCGGCCGCGATGCTGGCCCGCCACGCGGACGCCATCCGTGAGCACATGCAGGACCCGGAGATAGACCGGGCGGACGTCGAGCGGTGGATAGACCACGTCCTCTGCCTGGAGGACAACGTCAACCAGCACCGCCCCTACGAACCCATCGACCTCGACGAGGAGGTGCCGGAGTTCGAGGCGGCCGACATCGAGGCGGACCTGTCGGACCTCGACCTCTCCGAGGAGGTCCGCCGGCAGGTGTTCGACGACGAGTGGCTGGAGGCACAGCGCGACGACGACGCGCCCGTCTCCTTCCCCGCAGAGCCGTGGAAGGACGTCCTCGGCTTCCTGCGCAAGCACGGCAAGCAGTACGACGACGACGCGGGCAAGGCCGTCGAGATGACCGACTGGCAGCGGGACATCTTAGAGATGCTCCGGCGGGAGGCGTACTACTTCGCGCCCCAGAAGATGACGAAGGTGATGAACGAGGGGTGGGCCTCCTACTGGGAGTCGCTGATGATGGCCGACGAGAACTTCGCCGGCGCCGACGAGTTCGTCACCTACGCCGACCACATGAGCCAGGTTCTGGGCTCGCCCGGGTTCAACCCCTACAGCCTCGGCCTCGAACTCTGGGAGTACGTCGAGAACACGGAGAACCGCCGCCACGTCGCCGAACTACTGCTCCGCGTCGAGGGGTTGACCTGGCGCAACTTCCACGACACCGTCGACTTCAGGGACGTGGTCGAACGGCTCGAACCGGACCCGATGGTCGACGCCATCGACGCCGACGACCTGGAGGCGTTAGACCCGGAGGACCCCCGCGTCGACGCCGAGGCGCTGGCGCGGGCGAAAGCCGGCGACCTCGACGTCGCGGAGTATCCCTGGAAGGTACTTACCTACGAGGGCATGGCGGAACGACACTACTCGCTGGTCAAGCCCCAGTACCGGGGCTTCCTCGGCCACATCAGCCAGGGGGAACTGGAGCGCATCTCGCGGTACATGTTCGACGACGCCCGCTACGGGAGCGTCGAGGAAGCGCTCGAAGACGTCGACTACACGGTCGGCTGGGACCGGATGCGGGAGGTCCGCGAGAGCCACAACGACGTGACCTTCCTAGACGAGTTCCTCACCCAGGAGTTCGTCGACGCCAACGAGTACTTCACCTACGAGTACATGCGCGCGTCGAACGACTACCGCGTCACGTCCACGGACCACCGCGACGTGAAGAAGAAGCTGATGTTGCGCTTTACCAACTTCGGGAAGCCGACGGTCGTCGTCGCCGACGGGAACTACGAGAACCGCAACGAACTCCTGCTGGACCACCAGTACAACGGCGTCAGTCTGGATATAGAGCAGGCCAAGGACACCCTGGAACGGGTGTTCGAACTGTGGGGCCGCCCGGTGAACATCCGCACCATCGTCAAGGAGTACGACGAGCACGACGTCGAGGTGGCCCGGCGGCGGGACCGCGAACCCGAACCGACCGAGCGCGGCCGCCTCATCAGCTTCGACGGGATGGACTTCAGCGAGCGCGAACTCGACTGGGAGGAGGTCGAACACCTCGCCGCGACGGACATCGACTACGACACCAAACCGGACGAGTGGACGGCCTGA
- a CDS encoding secondary thiamine-phosphate synthase enzyme YjbQ: protein MSEFTVQTDERLVVVDITDRVEAAVPADATGTATVFVRHTTAGIAVNEAESRLLGDFETALADFVPDEGWAHDEIDDNADSHVRALLVGPSETIPVADGSLALGTWQSVLFVECDGPRTRTVQVVV, encoded by the coding sequence ATGAGCGAGTTCACGGTCCAGACTGACGAACGCCTCGTAGTCGTCGATATCACCGACCGCGTGGAAGCCGCCGTCCCGGCGGACGCGACCGGGACCGCGACCGTCTTCGTCCGGCACACGACCGCCGGCATCGCCGTCAACGAGGCGGAGTCGCGGCTGCTCGGGGACTTCGAAACCGCCCTCGCCGACTTCGTCCCCGACGAGGGCTGGGCACACGACGAAATCGACGACAACGCGGACTCGCACGTCCGGGCGCTGCTCGTCGGCCCGAGCGAGACGATTCCAGTCGCGGACGGGTCGCTCGCGCTCGGCACCTGGCAGTCCGTGCTGTTCGTGGAGTGCGACGGCCCCCGGACGCGGACCGTCCAGGTCGTCGTCTGA